In Deinococcus sp. HSC-46F16, the following are encoded in one genomic region:
- a CDS encoding alpha/beta hydrolase, whose product MRLARLLPLTAALLSAPALAASREVTLEVPGARLAATLQTPDGPQHARPPAALILAGSGPTDRDGNNPLSGPGGTYRKLAANLAARGIATLRPDKRGIGASTLADPREEAQTFEDFVNDARAWLTWLSGQPDLGPVAVIGHSEGGTVALAAVQGQTPARAVVLLAAPGEDIGSTIRRQIGQNPANPPALVEESGRILDALGRGERVSEVSPVLAPLFRPSVQPYLISSLRYDPQRLIASQNLPTLIVQGDRDLQVRPEDARLLSAAQPAARTHLARGVNHVLVPAPLDPAANFARYADAELPLERGVVTAVVEFLRGALR is encoded by the coding sequence ATGCGACTCGCCCGACTGCTGCCCCTGACCGCTGCCCTGCTCTCCGCACCCGCCCTCGCCGCCAGCCGCGAGGTCACGCTGGAGGTGCCGGGCGCCCGGCTCGCCGCCACCCTTCAGACGCCGGACGGCCCGCAGCACGCCCGGCCGCCCGCCGCGCTGATCCTGGCCGGGAGTGGCCCCACCGACCGCGACGGGAACAATCCGCTCTCGGGGCCGGGGGGTACCTACCGCAAGCTGGCCGCGAACCTCGCCGCGCGGGGCATCGCCACCCTGCGGCCCGACAAGCGCGGCATCGGCGCGAGCACCCTGGCCGACCCGCGTGAGGAGGCGCAGACCTTTGAGGACTTCGTGAACGACGCGCGGGCGTGGCTGACGTGGTTGAGTGGGCAGCCGGACCTCGGCCCGGTCGCGGTGATCGGGCACAGCGAGGGGGGGACGGTCGCGCTGGCCGCCGTGCAGGGCCAGACCCCGGCGCGGGCGGTGGTCCTGCTCGCCGCCCCCGGCGAGGACATCGGTAGCACCATCCGCCGCCAGATCGGGCAGAACCCGGCCAACCCGCCCGCGCTGGTGGAGGAGTCGGGCCGGATTCTGGATGCCCTGGGCCGGGGCGAGCGCGTGTCGGAGGTGTCGCCCGTCCTTGCCCCTCTCTTCCGCCCCAGCGTGCAGCCGTACCTGATCAGCAGCCTGCGCTACGACCCGCAGCGGCTGATCGCCTCCCAGAACCTTCCCACCCTGATCGTGCAGGGGGACCGCGACCTTCAGGTGCGTCCGGAAGATGCCCGGCTGCTCTCGGCCGCGCAGCCCGCCGCCCGCACGCACCTCGCCCGTGGGGTCAACCACGTCCTCGTGCCCGCGCCGCTGGACCCCGCCGCCAACTTCGCCCGGTACGCCGACGCCGAACTGCCGCTGGAGCGCGGCGTGGTGACGGCGGTGGTGGAGTTCCTGCGCGGGGCGCTGCGGTAG
- the meaB gene encoding methylmalonyl Co-A mutase-associated GTPase MeaB: MPEHPLASPLLAGDRRALARAITLTESTRPDHEVEAQALLSELLPHTGRSIRVGLTGVPGVGKSTLIEALGLHLADAGHRVAVLAVDPSSARTGGSIMGDKTRMPRLTVHPHAYIRPSPSRGTLGGVARRTREAILLCEAAGYDVVLVETVGVGQSETQVAAMTDLFVLLTLPNAGDELQGIKRGIMELADLCVVNKADTDPKAATRAQTELTAALKLLTPRGAPWRPRALQASAATGAGIPELWAAVGAYREAVDIAARRRAQTGAWFDDLLREAAWRAFQAGVDPARLHELRGEVLAGRRTPVQGVQALLCPIPT; this comes from the coding sequence ATGCCTGAGCATCCCCTCGCCTCTCCCCTGCTCGCGGGCGACCGCCGCGCCCTGGCCCGCGCGATCACCCTGACCGAGTCCACCCGGCCGGATCACGAGGTGGAGGCGCAGGCGCTGCTCTCGGAGTTGCTGCCGCACACCGGGCGCTCCATCCGGGTGGGCCTGACCGGGGTGCCGGGGGTGGGCAAAAGCACGCTGATCGAGGCGCTCGGGCTGCACCTCGCGGACGCGGGGCACCGGGTCGCGGTGCTGGCGGTGGACCCGTCAAGCGCCCGCACGGGCGGCTCCATCATGGGCGACAAGACCCGGATGCCCCGGCTGACGGTTCACCCGCACGCCTATATCCGCCCCAGCCCCAGCCGGGGCACCCTGGGGGGCGTGGCCCGGCGCACCCGCGAGGCGATTCTGCTGTGCGAGGCCGCCGGGTACGACGTGGTCCTGGTCGAGACGGTGGGCGTGGGCCAAAGCGAGACGCAGGTGGCCGCGATGACCGACCTTTTCGTGCTGCTGACCCTGCCCAACGCGGGCGACGAGCTTCAGGGCATCAAACGCGGGATCATGGAACTCGCCGACCTGTGCGTGGTGAACAAGGCGGACACCGATCCGAAGGCCGCCACCCGCGCCCAGACCGAGCTGACGGCGGCCCTCAAGCTGCTCACCCCACGCGGAGCCCCCTGGCGGCCCCGTGCCCTGCAAGCGTCGGCGGCGACGGGCGCGGGCATTCCCGAGCTGTGGGCGGCAGTGGGGGCCTACCGGGAAGCGGTGGACATCGCCGCTCGCCGCCGTGCCCAGACCGGGGCATGGTTTGACGACCTGCTGCGCGAGGCGGCGTGGCGGGCATTTCAGGCCGGGGTGGACCCGGCGCGGCTGCACGAGCTGCGGGGGGAGGTGCTGGCCGGAAGGCGAACGCCCGTGCAGGGGGTACAGGCTCTTCTCTGCCCCATTCCGACGTGA
- the scpA gene encoding methylmalonyl-CoA mutase, translating to MTAPTDLSAWKALAQKDLRGAEPETLNRATPEGLILRPLYTAADTEGLPTDTLPGLPPFIRGPRATMYAARPWTIRQYAGFSTAEESNAFYRRNLAAGQKGLSVAFDLATHRGYDSDHPRVVGDVGKAGVAIDSVEDMKILFDGIPLNEMSVSMTMNGAVLPVLAAFIVAGEEQGVPRAQLSGTIQNDILKEFMVRNTYIYPPTPSMRVVADIIAYTAREMPKFNSISISGYHLQEAGANAALELAYTLADGLEYVRAALKSGLDVDEFAPRLSFFFAIGMNFYTEVAKLRAARLLWSEIMGQFEPKNPMSRALRTHCQTSGWSLTEQDPYNNVVRTAVEAMAAVFGGTQSLHTNAFDEAIGLPTDFSARIARNTQLIIQEETGIPHVVDPWGGSYLMERLTHDLADKARELMREVEELGGMAKAIESGVPKLRIEESAARKQARIDRGEDVIVGVNKYRPTVETHVDVLDIDNAAVRGSQLARLEQVKAGRDGEAVRAALAALEDAARTGEGNLLALSVEAMRARATVGEVSDALERVWGRHQAEVRTLSGVYAQGYEGDEGFAALQSEIETFAEAEGRRPRILVVKMGQDGHDRGAKVIATGFADLGFDVDVGPLFQTPEEAARQAVENDVHVIGVSSQAAGHKTLIPQLIAALRDQGAGDILVVAGGVIPQQDYAELRAAGVAGIFGPGTPILHSAREVLGLLRERQEQPVAGATRT from the coding sequence ATGACCGCACCGACCGACCTCTCCGCCTGGAAAGCCCTCGCGCAAAAGGACCTGCGCGGCGCCGAGCCGGAGACGCTCAACCGCGCCACGCCGGAAGGCCTGATTCTGAGGCCCCTTTACACCGCCGCCGACACGGAGGGCCTGCCCACCGACACGCTGCCCGGCCTGCCCCCCTTCATTCGCGGCCCCCGCGCCACCATGTACGCGGCGCGGCCCTGGACCATCCGGCAGTACGCGGGCTTCTCGACCGCCGAGGAATCCAACGCCTTTTACCGCCGCAACCTCGCGGCAGGGCAGAAGGGCCTCAGCGTCGCCTTCGACCTCGCCACCCACCGGGGCTACGACTCCGACCACCCGCGCGTGGTGGGCGACGTGGGCAAGGCGGGCGTGGCGATCGACTCGGTCGAGGACATGAAAATCCTCTTCGACGGCATCCCGCTGAACGAGATGTCGGTGTCCATGACGATGAACGGGGCGGTGCTGCCGGTGCTGGCCGCCTTTATCGTCGCGGGCGAGGAACAGGGGGTGCCCCGCGCCCAGCTTTCCGGCACCATCCAAAACGACATCCTCAAAGAGTTCATGGTGCGCAACACCTATATCTACCCGCCCACGCCGTCCATGCGGGTCGTGGCCGACATCATCGCGTACACGGCGCGGGAGATGCCCAAGTTCAACTCCATCTCCATCTCCGGCTATCACCTTCAGGAGGCCGGGGCCAACGCCGCGCTGGAACTCGCCTACACGCTGGCGGACGGGCTGGAGTACGTGCGGGCGGCGCTGAAATCGGGGCTGGACGTGGACGAATTCGCCCCCCGGCTGTCCTTTTTCTTCGCCATCGGGATGAACTTCTACACCGAGGTCGCCAAGCTGCGGGCCGCCCGCTTGCTGTGGTCGGAGATCATGGGGCAGTTCGAGCCCAAGAACCCCATGAGCCGCGCCCTGCGGACCCACTGCCAGACTTCCGGCTGGTCGCTGACCGAGCAGGACCCTTACAACAACGTGGTGCGCACGGCGGTGGAAGCGATGGCGGCGGTCTTCGGTGGCACCCAGAGTCTGCACACGAACGCCTTTGACGAGGCGATCGGCCTCCCCACCGACTTCTCGGCCCGCATCGCGCGGAACACGCAGCTCATCATTCAGGAGGAAACGGGCATTCCGCACGTCGTGGACCCCTGGGGCGGCTCGTACCTGATGGAGCGCCTGACCCACGACCTCGCCGACAAGGCCCGCGAGCTGATGCGCGAGGTGGAGGAACTCGGCGGGATGGCGAAGGCCATCGAGTCGGGCGTGCCCAAGCTGCGGATCGAGGAGTCGGCCGCCCGCAAACAGGCCCGCATCGACCGGGGCGAGGACGTGATCGTGGGCGTGAACAAGTACCGCCCGACCGTCGAGACGCACGTGGACGTGCTGGACATCGACAACGCTGCCGTGCGCGGGTCGCAGCTTGCCCGGTTGGAGCAGGTGAAGGCCGGGCGTGATGGGGAGGCGGTACGGGCCGCCCTCGCCGCGCTGGAGGACGCCGCCCGCACGGGCGAGGGCAACCTCCTGGCCCTGAGCGTGGAGGCGATGCGTGCCCGCGCCACCGTGGGCGAGGTGTCGGACGCGCTGGAGCGGGTCTGGGGCCGTCACCAGGCGGAGGTCCGCACCCTCTCCGGCGTCTACGCACAGGGCTACGAGGGCGACGAGGGCTTCGCGGCCCTGCAAAGCGAGATCGAGACCTTCGCGGAGGCGGAAGGCCGCCGCCCGCGCATCCTGGTCGTCAAGATGGGCCAGGACGGGCACGACCGGGGGGCGAAGGTCATCGCCACGGGCTTTGCCGACCTCGGCTTTGACGTGGATGTCGGCCCCCTCTTCCAGACGCCGGAGGAAGCCGCGCGGCAGGCCGTCGAGAACGACGTGCATGTCATCGGCGTGAGCAGCCAGGCGGCCGGGCACAAGACCCTGATTCCGCAACTCATCGCGGCGCTGCGCGATCAGGGCGCCGGGGACATCCTCGTCGTCGCGGGCGGCGTGATTCCGCAGCAGGATTACGCGGAACTGCGGGCGGCGGGAGTCGCGGGCATCTTCGGACCGGGGACGCCGATCCTGCACTCGGCGCGGGAGGTGCTGGGGCTGCTGCGGGAGCGGCAGGAGCAACCCGTCGCGGGAGCCACGCGTACCTGA
- a CDS encoding 2-phosphosulfolactate phosphatase has translation MRLRVDLLPHGAYSDVVLVVDVLRATTTAVAYLERGAEALLLTFTPEVALAQRGEGVVLAGERGGRPIPGFDLGNSPAEATTQTFAGQAVVMNTTNGTAAAHLAAASGKHVLLAALTNAHAAARRARALATEEIAIVCAGTDGRVGLEDVYAAGVLAEYLLAMGDFTPDDGARIALTVRRSSGNPAEVLAGSGHGTYLGGIGLEEDVRYAAQVSVSTVVPLLDPAGGAGDVLRFVAG, from the coding sequence TTGAGGCTGCGGGTCGATCTGCTCCCCCACGGCGCGTATTCCGACGTGGTGCTCGTCGTGGACGTGCTGCGGGCGACCACGACCGCCGTGGCGTATCTGGAACGCGGAGCGGAGGCGTTGCTGCTCACCTTCACCCCCGAGGTCGCCCTGGCGCAGCGCGGGGAGGGGGTCGTGCTGGCGGGCGAGCGCGGGGGGCGACCGATTCCCGGCTTCGACCTGGGGAACAGCCCGGCAGAGGCCACCACCCAGACCTTCGCGGGCCAAGCGGTCGTGATGAACACCACCAACGGCACTGCCGCCGCCCATCTCGCCGCCGCCAGCGGCAAGCACGTCCTGCTCGCGGCGCTCACCAACGCCCACGCCGCCGCCCGCCGCGCCCGCGCCCTGGCGACCGAGGAAATCGCCATCGTCTGCGCGGGCACCGACGGCCGGGTGGGTCTGGAGGACGTGTACGCCGCCGGGGTGCTGGCCGAGTACCTCCTGGCGATGGGCGACTTCACCCCCGATGACGGCGCCCGCATCGCCCTGACGGTGCGCCGCAGCTCCGGCAACCCCGCCGAGGTGCTGGCGGGAAGCGGGCACGGCACCTATCTGGGCGGCATCGGGCTGGAGGAGGACGTGCGCTACGCCGCGCAGGTCAGCGTCAGCACCGTGGTCCCGCTCCTCGACCCGGCGGGCGGGGCGGGGGACGTGCTGCGGTTCGTGGCGGGCTAG
- a CDS encoding ferritin-like domain-containing protein codes for MTHDDTAATPAPLNRRAALGTLGKFGLGAAAFGLAGGSVLAAPSKNIDVDVLNFALNLEYLEAAFYLAAVGRINELRTIGGGAEIRLPANLDRTRGMQFKDSNVQALARAIAEDEFQHVKFLAGALGKAAAPRPVLDLAGAFDAAGQAASGGAIKGFNPYANDLFFLHGAFIFEDVGVTAYTGAAPLITNPAYLQAAAGILAVEAYHGGAVRSMLYDQRQVSAAAGLYVGQVVQAISNLRGKVGGGKDAGLSDARGNAVFAPANANAVGYGRSTREVLNIVYLAPGARRGGFYPNGLNGSIK; via the coding sequence ATGACCCACGACGATACTGCTGCCACCCCCGCCCCCCTGAACCGCCGCGCCGCCCTGGGCACCCTCGGCAAATTCGGCCTGGGCGCCGCCGCCTTCGGCCTCGCGGGAGGCTCAGTGCTGGCCGCGCCCTCGAAGAACATCGACGTGGACGTGCTGAACTTCGCGCTGAACCTGGAGTACCTGGAAGCCGCCTTCTACCTCGCCGCCGTGGGCCGCATCAACGAGCTGCGGACCATCGGGGGCGGGGCGGAGATCCGGCTGCCCGCGAACCTGGACCGCACGCGCGGCATGCAGTTTAAGGACAGCAACGTGCAGGCCCTGGCCCGCGCCATCGCGGAAGACGAGTTCCAGCACGTCAAGTTCCTGGCCGGGGCGCTGGGCAAGGCCGCCGCGCCGCGCCCCGTGCTGGACCTCGCCGGGGCCTTCGACGCGGCGGGGCAGGCCGCCAGTGGTGGAGCGATCAAGGGCTTCAACCCCTACGCCAACGACCTCTTCTTCCTGCACGGGGCCTTTATCTTCGAGGATGTGGGCGTGACCGCGTACACGGGCGCGGCCCCGCTGATTACCAACCCCGCCTACCTCCAGGCGGCGGCGGGCATTCTGGCGGTCGAGGCGTATCACGGCGGCGCGGTGCGCTCCATGCTCTACGACCAGCGGCAGGTCAGTGCGGCGGCGGGACTGTATGTCGGTCAGGTCGTGCAGGCGATCAGCAACCTGCGTGGCAAGGTCGGCGGCGGCAAGGACGCAGGCCTCAGCGACGCGCGGGGCAACGCCGTCTTCGCCCCCGCCAACGCGAACGCCGTGGGCTACGGCCGCAGCACCCGCGAGGTGCTGAACATCGTGTACCTCGCCCCCGGAGCGCGGCGTGGCGGGTTCTACCCGAACGGACTGAACGGGAGTATCAAGTAG
- a CDS encoding autorepressor SdpR family transcription factor has translation MPLSRVDEVFRALADPTRRAILRELRGGERTAGELARLFPVTKSTLSGHFAVLKAADLVWTEKRGTQVIYRLNTTVFQEVVADLLDLFGPAGEEGERGKTTG, from the coding sequence GTGCCCCTGAGCCGCGTGGACGAGGTCTTCCGCGCCCTGGCCGACCCCACCCGCCGCGCCATCCTGCGCGAGCTTCGCGGCGGAGAGCGAACGGCGGGGGAACTGGCCCGGCTCTTCCCGGTGACCAAGAGCACCCTCAGCGGGCACTTCGCCGTGCTCAAGGCCGCCGATCTGGTGTGGACCGAGAAGCGCGGCACGCAGGTCATCTACCGGCTGAACACGACGGTCTTTCAGGAGGTGGTGGCGGACCTGCTGGACCTCTTTGGCCCGGCAGGAGAGGAGGGTGAGCGTGGAAAGACGACGGGTTGA
- the rpe gene encoding ribulose-phosphate 3-epimerase encodes MTVPARSVKLAPSLLSCDFTRMGEELQAIAGADWAHVDVMDGHFVPNISFGFPILAAARRASPLFMDVHLMIEEPERYLRDFAHAGADGITVHVEATRHLHRAVGAIRELGKRAGVTLNPGTPLEAVRPVLADVDLVLVMSVNPGFGGQKFIPESVERVRTLRGWLDELGSAAELQVDGGVTPANARLLAEAGATCLVAGSSVFGPDGAAAGLARLREALA; translated from the coding sequence GTGACCGTTCCCGCCCGCTCCGTCAAGCTCGCCCCCAGTCTCCTGTCCTGCGACTTCACCCGCATGGGCGAGGAGTTGCAGGCCATCGCAGGCGCCGACTGGGCGCATGTGGACGTGATGGACGGCCACTTCGTGCCCAACATTTCCTTCGGCTTTCCGATCCTCGCGGCGGCGCGGCGGGCGTCCCCCCTCTTTATGGACGTGCACCTGATGATCGAGGAACCCGAGCGCTACCTGCGCGACTTCGCCCACGCCGGGGCGGACGGCATCACGGTGCATGTGGAGGCCACCCGGCATCTGCACCGCGCCGTGGGGGCGATCCGCGAGTTGGGCAAGCGGGCGGGCGTGACCCTCAACCCCGGCACCCCGCTGGAGGCCGTGCGCCCCGTGCTGGCCGACGTGGACCTCGTGCTCGTGATGAGCGTGAACCCCGGCTTCGGCGGGCAGAAGTTCATCCCCGAGAGCGTGGAGCGCGTCCGCACCCTGCGCGGCTGGCTGGACGAACTGGGCAGCGCCGCCGAGCTTCAGGTGGACGGCGGCGTCACGCCCGCCAACGCCCGCCTGCTGGCCGAGGCCGGGGCGACCTGCCTCGTCGCGGGGAGCAGCGTCTTCGGGCCGGACGGGGCGGCGGCGGGCCTCGCCCGGCTGCGGGAGGCGCTCGCTTGA
- the nspC gene encoding carboxynorspermidine decarboxylase, protein MTVTDLHLPAVTPTDTIDWAAIPSPAFVLDETRLRRNLSLISHVQRESGAQIIVAFKGFAMWSTFGILREYGITGATASSLNEAILASEEMRGEVHVYAPAYSDEDFPRILELADHLVFNSFSQWERFRPQVEAARAAGKQLHVGLRVNPEYAEVETDLYNPAGPFSRLGVTRREFREDLLEGIDGLHFHTLCEKDSDTLERTLEVVERNFGEFLPRMKWVNFGGGHLMTREGYDLGRLIRVVRAFREKWGVHVILEPGSAFGWQTGWLVSSVLDVVHNVKDIALLDVSVSAHMPDVLEMPYRPRILGAGDPPQDEHREATETGGGHPYLIGGTTCLAGDVVGEYVFDRELKVGDRVVFDDMIHYTMVKTTFFNGVKHPDIGILHADGRYERVKTFGYEEFKAKLS, encoded by the coding sequence ATGACCGTGACCGACCTCCACCTCCCCGCCGTGACGCCCACGGACACCATCGACTGGGCGGCGATTCCCAGCCCCGCCTTTGTCCTCGACGAGACGCGGCTGCGGCGCAACCTCTCGCTGATCTCGCACGTGCAGCGCGAGAGCGGCGCCCAGATCATCGTCGCCTTCAAGGGCTTTGCCATGTGGAGCACCTTTGGGATTCTGCGCGAGTACGGCATTACCGGGGCGACCGCCAGCAGCCTGAACGAGGCGATCCTGGCGAGCGAGGAGATGCGGGGCGAGGTCCACGTCTACGCCCCCGCCTACTCCGACGAGGACTTTCCCCGCATTCTGGAGCTGGCTGACCACCTCGTCTTCAACTCCTTTTCCCAGTGGGAGCGCTTTCGACCGCAGGTCGAGGCGGCGCGGGCGGCTGGGAAGCAACTCCACGTCGGCCTCCGGGTCAACCCCGAATACGCCGAGGTCGAGACGGACCTCTACAACCCCGCCGGACCGTTCTCGCGCCTGGGCGTGACCCGTCGCGAGTTCCGCGAGGACCTGCTCGAAGGCATTGACGGCCTGCACTTTCATACGCTGTGTGAGAAAGACTCCGACACGCTGGAGCGCACCCTGGAGGTCGTCGAGCGCAACTTCGGCGAATTCTTGCCCCGGATGAAGTGGGTCAACTTCGGCGGCGGCCACCTGATGACCCGCGAGGGCTACGACCTCGGGCGCCTGATTCGGGTGGTGCGGGCCTTCCGGGAAAAATGGGGCGTGCACGTCATCCTCGAACCCGGCTCGGCTTTCGGCTGGCAGACGGGCTGGCTGGTGAGCAGCGTGCTCGACGTGGTCCACAACGTCAAGGACATCGCCCTGCTGGACGTCTCGGTTTCGGCCCACATGCCCGACGTGTTGGAGATGCCCTACCGCCCCCGCATCCTGGGCGCGGGCGACCCCCCGCAGGACGAGCACCGCGAGGCCACCGAGACGGGCGGCGGCCACCCCTACCTGATCGGCGGCACGACCTGCCTCGCCGGGGACGTGGTGGGCGAGTACGTCTTTGACCGCGAGCTGAAGGTCGGCGACCGGGTGGTCTTCGACGACATGATCCATTACACGATGGTCAAGACGACCTTCTTCAATGGGGTCAAGCACCCCGACATCGGCATCCTGCACGCGGACGGGCGCTACGAGCGCGTCAAGACCTTCGGCTACGAGGAGTTCAAGGCCAAGCTGAGCTGA
- a CDS encoding VOC family protein yields MLRIGSVVWGVQDVERAVTFWTQALDYRPRDEPDADWVVLVPREGSGVQLALKRVTSPQARRHHLDLYATDAAAEVQRLLGLGAVRVDWAYEPDADYLVLADPDGNRFCVVQKG; encoded by the coding sequence ATGCTGCGTATCGGCTCTGTGGTCTGGGGCGTGCAGGACGTGGAACGCGCCGTGACGTTCTGGACCCAGGCGCTGGACTACCGTCCGCGTGACGAGCCAGACGCCGACTGGGTGGTGCTGGTGCCCCGCGAAGGTTCAGGGGTGCAACTGGCGCTGAAACGGGTCACCTCACCTCAGGCCAGGAGGCACCACCTCGACCTCTACGCGACCGACGCGGCGGCGGAGGTGCAGCGCCTGCTGGGGCTGGGGGCCGTGCGGGTGGACTGGGCGTATGAACCGGACGCGGACTACCTGGTCCTGGCCGACCCGGACGGCAACCGCTTTTGCGTGGTTCAGAAAGGCTGA
- a CDS encoding DUF4384 domain-containing protein → MRHSLTAALTLSALLGTAGAAEPRISAQSIIVNPSQPSLDVQVWVNKDASGTRNPVYRRGERITIGLKANRDAYVYLFNVNANGQIDLFFPNAYEENNFVRANTNRTFPGRNASYSLTVGGPNGQDRLLALASTRPLNLNDVARFVEGESFAQVQVRGQDNLARALSIVVRPLPANSWVTDVVTFRVGNAAQGNGGSATGTVTETPTQPAPAPVQPVPVQPAPVQPTPSQPVTQIQPGEKRDGSFDTAMVEAYARLKGPESLGQATTYAVPWGDGLWQKFRGVAAYGDAVLLHANGSSRAYAVHGRILERYLALAQAENGGTRPPSRLGWAAADEKVIPRNPYGTTGLYGYFQNGALYSSEKYGTFWLQGAILKTYQGLGGSGSFLGFPTRDQYLLNGAWAADFEGGTLRTVNGVVKVYRK, encoded by the coding sequence ATGCGCCATTCTCTGACTGCTGCCCTGACCCTCTCGGCCCTGCTGGGCACGGCAGGCGCCGCCGAGCCCCGCATCAGCGCCCAGAGCATCATCGTGAACCCCTCGCAGCCCAGCCTCGACGTGCAGGTCTGGGTCAACAAGGATGCCAGCGGCACCCGCAACCCGGTCTACCGCCGGGGCGAGCGCATCACGATCGGGCTGAAGGCAAATCGCGACGCCTACGTCTACCTGTTCAACGTGAACGCGAACGGGCAGATCGACCTCTTCTTCCCCAACGCCTACGAGGAGAACAACTTCGTTCGGGCGAACACCAACCGCACCTTCCCTGGCCGGAACGCGAGCTACAGCCTGACGGTGGGCGGGCCGAACGGCCAGGACCGCCTGCTGGCGCTGGCGAGTACCCGGCCCCTGAACCTGAACGATGTGGCCCGGTTCGTGGAGGGCGAGAGCTTCGCGCAGGTGCAGGTGCGCGGGCAGGACAACCTCGCGCGGGCGCTGAGCATCGTGGTGCGGCCCCTCCCGGCCAACAGTTGGGTGACCGACGTGGTGACCTTCCGGGTGGGGAACGCGGCGCAGGGCAACGGCGGCAGCGCGACGGGCACCGTGACCGAGACGCCCACCCAGCCCGCTCCGGCTCCGGTTCAGCCCGTTCCCGTGCAACCGGCCCCCGTCCAGCCCACGCCCTCCCAGCCTGTGACGCAGATTCAACCCGGCGAGAAGCGCGACGGCTCCTTCGACACGGCGATGGTGGAGGCGTACGCCCGCCTCAAGGGGCCGGAGTCGCTGGGGCAGGCGACCACCTACGCCGTGCCCTGGGGCGACGGCCTGTGGCAGAAGTTCCGGGGCGTGGCGGCCTACGGCGACGCCGTGCTGCTCCACGCGAACGGCTCCAGCCGCGCCTACGCGGTGCACGGGCGCATTCTGGAGCGCTACCTCGCGCTCGCACAGGCCGAGAACGGCGGCACCCGTCCGCCCAGTCGATTGGGCTGGGCGGCGGCCGACGAGAAGGTCATTCCGCGCAACCCCTACGGCACGACCGGGCTGTACGGCTACTTCCAGAACGGGGCGCTGTACTCCAGCGAAAAATACGGCACCTTCTGGCTGCAAGGGGCCATCCTGAAGACCTATCAGGGGCTGGGCGGCTCGGGCTCGTTCCTGGGCTTCCCCACCCGTGACCAGTACCTGCTGAACGGGGCGTGGGCCGCCGACTTCGAGGGCGGCACCCTGCGCACCGTAAACGGCGTGGTCAAGGTGTACCGCAAGTAG